One segment of Vibrio mimicus DNA contains the following:
- a CDS encoding Hsp70 family protein, translated as MEMPIHSAKYSVGIDLGTTHCVLAYQDVQSEESRVEVMSIAQMTAPGTVENLNQLGSFVYQPHEHEMAAASRRLPWSSEPTALVGAIARNLGSKTPIRLVASAKSWLCHAGVNRREAFLPSGSPEDVSKISPLRATELYLEHLQAAWDHAHPDAPLAEQDVTITVPASFDPAARDLTAEAARNVGLQQFTLLEEPQAALYSWIDNRHEQWRNEVNVGDVVLVIDIGGGTTDLSLVEVTEEEGNLALKRIAVGEHILLGGDNMDLALAYRLKMKLAQEGKELQMWQVQAMTHACRDAKEALLSQPDLVAVPIVVPSRGSKLLGATLKTELTREEVQQTLVDGFFPAVSINEHPQQKMRGALTQMSLPYAQDAGITRHIAAFLSKQANAQGQKHAESMPFAMAGIPGMAAPQADFIKPSAILLNGGVLKSTLLADRLLETINAWLTQANAAPAKLLAGVDLDLAVARGAAYYGVVRQGQGVRIRGGIASAYYVGIESAMPAIPGMSPPMEALCVAPFGMEEGSSAQVADRQFGLVIGEPVHFQFYGSTVRRDDVAGTHLVDWANDELEDLPTIQITLPVSEGRRTGEVVPVTLASRVTEVGTLYLEAIAADNGQKWHVEFDVRDNPQDEPAPQQH; from the coding sequence ATGGAGATGCCAATTCATTCAGCCAAATACAGTGTGGGCATCGACCTTGGTACTACCCACTGCGTACTCGCTTATCAAGATGTACAAAGTGAAGAAAGTCGTGTTGAAGTGATGTCGATTGCGCAAATGACGGCACCGGGCACAGTAGAAAACCTCAACCAGCTTGGTTCTTTCGTTTATCAGCCGCATGAACATGAAATGGCTGCCGCTTCACGCCGTTTGCCTTGGAGCAGTGAGCCGACCGCATTAGTAGGCGCGATTGCGCGTAATTTGGGTTCAAAAACACCGATTCGTTTAGTCGCAAGCGCGAAATCATGGTTATGCCATGCAGGTGTCAATCGCCGCGAAGCCTTTTTGCCATCGGGCAGTCCTGAAGACGTCAGCAAAATTTCTCCTCTGCGCGCCACAGAGCTTTATTTAGAGCACTTGCAAGCGGCATGGGATCACGCTCATCCTGATGCCCCATTGGCTGAGCAAGATGTCACGATTACCGTTCCTGCTTCGTTTGATCCTGCAGCCCGTGATTTAACCGCAGAAGCGGCGCGCAATGTCGGTTTACAGCAATTCACGTTGCTGGAAGAGCCACAAGCGGCACTCTACAGCTGGATTGATAACCGCCATGAGCAATGGCGCAATGAAGTAAACGTAGGCGATGTGGTGTTAGTGATCGATATCGGCGGCGGCACCACAGACCTTTCACTGGTCGAAGTGACCGAAGAAGAAGGTAACCTTGCCCTCAAACGTATTGCCGTTGGCGAACATATTCTGCTCGGTGGCGATAACATGGATCTCGCTCTCGCCTATCGTCTGAAAATGAAATTGGCGCAAGAAGGTAAAGAGCTGCAAATGTGGCAAGTGCAAGCCATGACGCACGCTTGTCGTGATGCGAAAGAAGCGCTACTCAGCCAACCAGATTTGGTCGCAGTGCCAATCGTGGTACCAAGCCGTGGATCTAAACTGCTCGGCGCAACACTGAAAACCGAGCTGACTCGTGAAGAAGTACAGCAAACGCTGGTCGATGGCTTCTTCCCTGCAGTTTCTATCAACGAACATCCACAACAAAAGATGCGCGGTGCTTTGACTCAGATGAGTTTGCCTTACGCGCAAGATGCCGGCATTACTCGCCACATCGCCGCATTTTTAAGCAAACAAGCGAATGCTCAAGGTCAGAAACACGCAGAAAGCATGCCTTTCGCGATGGCTGGAATTCCGGGCATGGCCGCTCCACAAGCCGATTTCATTAAGCCAAGTGCTATTTTGCTAAACGGTGGCGTGCTTAAATCCACTCTGCTTGCCGATCGTTTGCTAGAAACCATCAATGCTTGGTTAACTCAGGCCAATGCGGCTCCTGCCAAACTCTTAGCTGGGGTCGATTTAGATCTGGCTGTGGCACGCGGCGCGGCTTATTACGGCGTTGTGCGTCAAGGTCAAGGGGTTCGCATCCGTGGTGGTATAGCTTCGGCTTACTATGTCGGGATTGAAAGTGCGATGCCAGCCATTCCGGGCATGTCACCGCCAATGGAAGCGCTCTGTGTTGCTCCATTTGGCATGGAAGAAGGCTCAAGCGCGCAAGTCGCGGATCGCCAGTTTGGCCTAGTGATTGGTGAGCCTGTGCACTTCCAATTCTATGGTTCAACCGTACGCCGTGATGATGTCGCGGGTACTCACCTTGTCGATTGGGCCAATGATGAGCTAGAAGATCTGCCCACCATTCAGATCACCTTGCCTGTTTCTGAAGGTCGCCGTACTGGTGAAGTGGTTCCGGTTACGCTGGCATCACGAGTGACGGAAGTCGGTACGCTCTATCTCGAAGCGATCGCCGCCGATAATGGCCAAAAATGGCATGTGGAATTTGATGTGCGTGACAACCCACAAGACGAGCCTGCACCACAGCAACATTAG
- a CDS encoding DUF2760 domain-containing protein, with product MNVDLNLIPTTFDMLHAGLAASSLLLLIIAVARKGKVTEKIVEKPIEKIVTVEKPVEKIVEVEKIIEVEKVVEKVVEVESKLATASTDSALQLLALLQKEARLIDFLQEEVSQFSDEEVGAAARVIHSGGQKVLREYLTLSPIRSEQEESRISVEAGFNAQEIRLTGQVTGQAPFVGTLIHKGWRADSITLPKLADNYDTSILAPAEVEL from the coding sequence ATGAATGTCGACTTAAACCTGATTCCAACCACCTTTGATATGCTCCATGCGGGGCTGGCGGCTTCTTCTCTCCTGTTATTGATTATTGCTGTTGCTCGCAAAGGCAAAGTCACAGAAAAAATCGTAGAAAAACCGATCGAAAAAATTGTGACGGTTGAAAAGCCTGTAGAAAAAATTGTCGAAGTGGAAAAGATCATTGAAGTTGAGAAAGTGGTGGAAAAAGTCGTTGAGGTGGAATCCAAACTCGCGACCGCCTCGACCGATTCAGCACTGCAACTTTTAGCGCTGCTGCAAAAAGAAGCTCGCTTAATCGACTTCTTACAAGAAGAAGTCAGCCAGTTTTCGGATGAAGAAGTGGGCGCAGCAGCTCGCGTGATTCATAGCGGCGGCCAAAAAGTGCTGCGCGAATACCTCACTCTATCGCCAATTCGTAGCGAACAAGAAGAGAGCCGCATTAGCGTTGAAGCTGGCTTCAATGCGCAAGAAATTCGCCTGACAGGGCAAGTTACCGGCCAAGCACCATTCGTTGGCACTCTGATCCACAAAGGTTGGCGCGCGGATTCCATCACCCTGCCGAAACTGGCTGACAATTACGATACCTCGATTCTCGCTCCTGCGGAGGTAGAACTGTAA
- a CDS encoding sensor domain-containing diguanylate cyclase yields the protein MPHRFGGKLQHAVLISSLLLTSVLVYTAYSLQKRYNVTIFENLADRQTQALQQFVESDIHFIGSAANFFQSTSMEDWDHFQSFAAQTIKDSNSLIGLQWMAKVEADQLPEYTQKIQALFPSFLPYTVLENGKKTNGYVFSGEPVYVLSDIYPLTEANRELLGFYSSRERFQEVLNYIMNTGKASISDKVRLLQDGIDKSIKKDGILVYHPVFSSKQDQDLLGVMVGVVRLSAYIDNLVLKTAMEQQLRIQVIDTGFDADDDPILYQSEGWQEGKGVPMQKRVHLPNRDWIIKYCLLEPLTQNDKWILFGMSLGGVVISLLLSYITRLLIEERVRLEVMLDERTAELRYLVEHDSLTGIYNRRYFNQLLPSMLDASQPFTLVSFDIDHFKQINDSYGHLVGDQALVHVVNLVMQKLKPEDHFVRMGGDEFAILSYVVDGDALSRYLEAIRVTVEQTPLLVKTESVDLTVSIGASPNHGMSEFELLHCADTQLYLSKSLGRNRVSIAQQCSNAESNFAVDSGRMFDFM from the coding sequence ATGCCGCATCGATTTGGTGGAAAATTGCAGCATGCTGTACTGATTTCCTCACTGTTATTGACAAGCGTGCTCGTGTACACGGCGTATTCCTTACAGAAACGCTACAACGTCACCATTTTTGAAAATTTGGCAGACCGGCAAACACAAGCGCTGCAACAATTTGTCGAAAGTGATATTCACTTTATTGGGTCTGCGGCTAATTTTTTCCAATCTACCTCGATGGAAGACTGGGATCACTTTCAATCTTTTGCCGCTCAAACCATCAAAGATTCCAACAGTTTGATTGGTTTGCAATGGATGGCGAAGGTGGAAGCTGACCAGTTGCCTGAATATACCCAGAAAATTCAAGCGCTCTTTCCAAGCTTCTTGCCTTATACCGTTCTTGAAAATGGCAAAAAGACCAACGGTTATGTATTCAGTGGGGAGCCAGTTTACGTACTTTCCGATATCTACCCATTGACCGAAGCTAATCGAGAGTTACTGGGCTTCTACTCCTCGCGTGAACGATTTCAAGAAGTGCTCAACTACATAATGAACACAGGTAAAGCGAGCATTTCCGACAAAGTACGCTTGTTGCAAGATGGCATCGATAAATCGATCAAAAAAGATGGCATTTTGGTTTACCATCCGGTGTTCTCCTCTAAACAAGACCAAGATTTACTTGGAGTGATGGTCGGAGTGGTGCGGCTTTCTGCCTACATCGACAATTTAGTGCTTAAAACCGCGATGGAGCAGCAGCTGCGCATTCAAGTTATCGACACGGGCTTTGACGCTGATGACGATCCTATCCTCTATCAAAGTGAAGGTTGGCAAGAAGGGAAAGGCGTACCCATGCAAAAACGGGTGCACTTGCCGAACCGTGATTGGATTATCAAATACTGTTTATTAGAGCCTCTAACTCAAAATGATAAATGGATTCTGTTTGGTATGAGCTTAGGTGGGGTGGTCATCTCACTGTTATTGAGCTATATCACCCGCTTACTGATTGAAGAAAGAGTCCGGTTAGAAGTCATGCTCGATGAACGCACTGCTGAACTGCGTTATCTTGTGGAGCACGATAGCTTGACCGGCATCTATAACCGCCGCTATTTCAATCAACTGCTACCCTCTATGCTTGATGCTTCGCAACCTTTTACGTTAGTGAGTTTTGATATTGATCACTTCAAACAGATTAATGACTCTTATGGTCATCTGGTGGGAGATCAAGCGTTAGTTCATGTTGTCAATTTAGTGATGCAGAAGTTAAAGCCCGAAGATCACTTTGTCCGGATGGGGGGCGATGAATTTGCCATACTGTCCTACGTTGTCGATGGCGATGCACTATCACGCTATCTTGAAGCGATTCGGGTCACGGTAGAGCAAACTCCACTGTTAGTAAAAACGGAAAGTGTGGATTTAACAGTCAGTATTGGGGCTAGTCCTAATCATGGAATGAGTGAGTTCGAATTACTCCATTGTGCTGATACGCAGCTGTACCTTAGTAAAAGTTTAGGACGCAATCGGGTGTCGATTGCGCAGCAATGCAGCAATGCAGAATCGAATTTTGCCGTGGATTCAGGTAGGATGTTCGACTTTATGTAA
- a CDS encoding exonuclease domain-containing protein, producing MNYNRVVCFDLEMCCWNENGVGTTGEIIEVGLAEIDLSAGTIVKRAQYFVKPEKDEISLFCAELTGITPRKIEKQGRPLAEVLQSMVKNFGGSNKIYASWGRDDRILINECREKGIPVPFQEFLNLATLYRIQHRLKDKRIGHRAAQESQGIEWEGRQHSGYVDAYNLAKLALTML from the coding sequence ATGAATTACAACCGTGTTGTGTGCTTCGATTTAGAAATGTGTTGTTGGAACGAAAACGGAGTGGGAACCACGGGTGAAATCATTGAAGTTGGTTTAGCGGAAATCGACCTGTCAGCGGGAACAATCGTCAAGCGTGCACAATATTTCGTCAAACCTGAAAAAGATGAAATCTCACTGTTTTGTGCCGAGCTCACCGGAATTACCCCCCGAAAAATTGAGAAGCAGGGGCGCCCACTGGCTGAAGTATTACAGTCGATGGTTAAGAATTTTGGCGGTTCGAATAAAATTTATGCCTCTTGGGGACGTGATGATCGTATTTTGATCAACGAGTGCCGAGAAAAAGGCATTCCAGTACCTTTTCAAGAGTTTCTCAATCTCGCCACCTTGTACCGAATTCAGCATCGATTAAAAGATAAACGCATCGGCCATCGTGCAGCTCAAGAATCGCAAGGTATTGAATGGGAAGGACGTCAGCACTCAGGCTATGTTGATGCCTACAACTTGGCAAAATTAGCGTTAACCATGCTGTAA
- a CDS encoding TerB family tellurite resistance protein, with translation MFNAITSLFKELLEGQDLAKNSATPELAIACLLTEVAGADHQISPSEQQAKSALLKHLLSIDEEDATALLARAEQQVKQSASLYDFTSQLRNLSQPQRFDLIKAMWEVANADGSIDPLEDAVIRKAAELLYVDHSQFIRAKLQATDKGQ, from the coding sequence ATGTTTAACGCGATCACTTCTCTGTTTAAAGAACTTCTCGAAGGCCAAGACTTAGCCAAAAACTCCGCAACGCCAGAGTTAGCCATTGCCTGCCTGCTGACAGAAGTTGCAGGTGCGGATCATCAAATTTCACCATCAGAGCAGCAAGCAAAGTCTGCCCTTCTGAAGCATCTTCTCAGTATTGATGAGGAAGATGCGACAGCACTTTTGGCTCGTGCTGAGCAGCAAGTCAAGCAGTCTGCGTCTTTGTATGATTTCACCTCGCAATTGCGCAATCTTTCCCAACCCCAACGGTTTGATCTAATCAAAGCCATGTGGGAAGTGGCGAATGCCGATGGCAGTATAGATCCACTCGAAGATGCGGTGATTCGTAAAGCCGCCGAGCTGCTGTATGTCGACCATAGCCAGTTCATTCGCGCCAAATTGCAGGCTACGGACAAAGGACAATAA
- the hrpA gene encoding ATP-dependent RNA helicase HrpA yields MTSSQPTPDSAAQPKANSAASLKKALGQCLIKDRFRFSKRIDGASKIKNELARNAVFDEIALDIAQSMMVVEQRKQQMPKIEYPALLPVSQKRDDIAKAIALHQVVIVAGETGSGKTTQLPKICAELGRGKYGLIGHTQPRRLAARSVANRIAEEMETELGGFVGYKVRFTDQISDQTQIKLMTDGILLAEIQNDRFLNQYDTIIIDEAHERSLNIDFILGYLKQLLPRRPDLKVIITSATIDPERFSKHFSNAPIIEVSGRTYPVEVRYRPLAGDDDSESDRDQLEGIFQAVDELCDEELGDILIFMNGEREIRDTADALAKRNLRDTEIVPLYARLSAGEQNKIFQPHAGRRIVLATNVAETSLTVPGIKYVIDPGTARISRYSYRTKVQRLPIEPVSQASANQRKGRCGRTEEGICIRLYSEEDFLSRPEFTDPEILRTNLASVILQMTALGLGDIEAFPFVEAPDKRNVQDGVRLLEELGAINDQIKDPKKRLTESGKQLARLPIDPRLARMVLEASKFGCLKEVMIIASALSIQDPRERPSDKQQSADDKHRRFNHEDSDFLTLVNLWHYISQQQKALTSNQFRRQCKLDYLNYLRVREWQDVYTQLHQSTREMGFKLNDEPGSYHAVHSAILVGLLSHIGMKDQEKNEYHGARNARFNIFPASGLFKKQPKWVMSAELVETSKLWARVVAKIEPDWIEPLAKHLIKRSYSEPHWSKKNAAVMAYEKVMLYGIPIVPKRLVNYGTIDPVLSREIFIRSALVEGDWETKHAFFKQNRALLAEVEELEHKSRRRDILVDDEELFQFYDQRVGTEVVSGRHFDAWWKTASRKTPDLLSFEKEMLFKGDASHITDLDYPNFWHQGNLKLKLSYQFEPGENSDGVTVHIPLPILNQVEPHGFDWQIPGLRHELVVSLIKSLPKTLRKNFVPAPNYADAFLARVTPFEMPLLDAMEKELRRMTGVTVLREDWKLDQLPSHLKITYRAVDHRHRKLNESCDLHELKESLKEKVQETLSQVADDDIEQRDLHTWSFGELPKVYQQKRGGFEVRAYPALVDKKDSVEIKLFETEQEQLSAMRAGQRRLILLNVPSPIKYLHANLPNKSKLGLYFNPYGKVLDLIDDCIACGVDKLIEERGGMVWEPQAFEALKEHVRAELGDTVVEIAKQVETILTTAYNINKRLKGKVDFTMAFALSDVKAQIEGLIFSGFATECGWKRLPDILRYMRAIERRMEKLPVDPNKDRLHMLKIESVANKYKELLNKIPKGMAIPDNVREIRWMLEELRVSFFAQQLGTPYPVSDKRIINAIDAC; encoded by the coding sequence TTGACTTCGTCACAGCCCACACCCGATTCGGCAGCTCAGCCAAAAGCCAATAGCGCTGCCAGTTTAAAAAAGGCGCTCGGACAGTGCCTGATCAAAGACCGTTTTCGTTTCAGTAAACGCATTGATGGCGCCAGCAAAATCAAAAATGAATTGGCACGCAACGCGGTATTTGACGAAATCGCGCTCGATATTGCTCAATCCATGATGGTGGTGGAGCAGCGTAAACAGCAGATGCCGAAGATCGAGTATCCCGCACTGCTACCGGTCAGCCAAAAGCGCGATGATATTGCGAAGGCGATTGCTCTGCATCAAGTGGTGATTGTGGCCGGTGAAACCGGTTCAGGCAAAACCACTCAGCTACCGAAAATTTGCGCAGAATTAGGCCGTGGTAAATACGGTTTGATTGGCCACACTCAGCCGCGTCGTCTTGCTGCGCGATCAGTGGCAAACCGCATTGCCGAAGAGATGGAAACCGAACTCGGTGGCTTTGTGGGCTACAAAGTGCGTTTTACCGACCAAATCTCTGATCAAACCCAAATCAAATTGATGACTGACGGTATCTTGCTGGCGGAGATCCAAAACGATCGTTTCCTTAACCAGTACGACACCATCATTATCGATGAAGCGCATGAGCGCAGTCTCAATATCGATTTTATCTTGGGCTATCTCAAGCAGCTTTTGCCGCGTCGTCCCGATCTCAAAGTCATCATCACATCGGCGACTATCGACCCTGAGCGCTTCTCGAAGCATTTTAGCAATGCGCCGATCATTGAAGTCTCAGGCCGTACTTATCCGGTGGAAGTGCGTTATCGTCCTCTGGCGGGGGATGACGACAGCGAAAGCGATCGCGACCAACTGGAAGGCATTTTCCAAGCGGTGGATGAGCTGTGCGATGAAGAATTGGGCGACATTCTGATCTTCATGAACGGTGAGCGCGAAATTCGTGATACCGCCGATGCACTGGCAAAACGCAATCTGCGTGATACGGAAATTGTCCCGTTGTATGCGCGCTTGTCGGCCGGTGAGCAGAACAAAATTTTCCAGCCTCATGCGGGTCGCCGCATCGTGCTGGCCACCAACGTGGCGGAAACCTCGCTAACGGTTCCGGGCATCAAATACGTTATCGACCCAGGTACTGCGCGGATCAGCCGTTACAGCTACCGTACCAAGGTGCAACGTCTGCCAATTGAACCCGTTTCTCAAGCCAGTGCCAACCAACGTAAAGGCCGCTGTGGACGTACCGAAGAGGGGATCTGTATCCGTCTCTATTCGGAAGAGGATTTCTTGTCGCGTCCTGAATTTACTGATCCCGAAATTCTACGCACCAACTTAGCTTCAGTTATCTTGCAGATGACGGCATTGGGGCTGGGCGATATTGAAGCTTTCCCATTTGTGGAAGCGCCAGATAAACGTAATGTTCAAGATGGTGTGCGTCTGCTCGAAGAGCTGGGCGCGATCAACGATCAAATCAAAGACCCGAAAAAACGCCTCACCGAAAGTGGTAAGCAGCTAGCGCGTTTGCCGATTGATCCGCGTTTGGCGCGCATGGTGCTCGAAGCCTCTAAATTCGGCTGTTTGAAAGAAGTGATGATTATTGCTTCCGCGCTGTCCATTCAAGATCCGCGTGAAAGACCGAGCGATAAGCAGCAATCGGCCGATGACAAACATCGCCGTTTTAACCATGAAGATTCGGATTTCCTGACGTTAGTGAACCTTTGGCACTACATTAGCCAGCAGCAAAAAGCGTTGACCAGTAACCAGTTCCGCCGTCAGTGTAAACTCGACTACCTGAACTATTTGCGCGTGCGCGAATGGCAGGATGTGTACACTCAACTGCATCAATCGACTCGGGAAATGGGCTTCAAGCTCAATGATGAACCGGGCAGTTACCATGCGGTACACAGTGCGATTTTGGTCGGTTTGCTGTCGCACATCGGTATGAAAGATCAGGAAAAGAACGAGTATCACGGTGCGCGTAATGCGCGTTTCAACATTTTCCCTGCCTCTGGTTTATTTAAAAAGCAACCGAAGTGGGTGATGTCGGCTGAGCTGGTGGAAACCTCCAAGCTGTGGGCTCGTGTAGTCGCGAAAATCGAACCGGATTGGATTGAGCCCCTGGCGAAACACCTGATCAAACGCAGCTACAGTGAGCCACATTGGTCGAAGAAAAATGCGGCGGTGATGGCGTATGAAAAAGTGATGTTGTACGGCATCCCGATTGTGCCGAAACGCTTGGTCAACTACGGCACGATTGATCCTGTGCTCAGCCGCGAAATTTTTATTCGCAGCGCACTGGTTGAAGGGGATTGGGAAACCAAGCACGCCTTCTTCAAACAAAACCGCGCTCTGTTGGCAGAAGTTGAAGAGTTAGAACATAAGTCGCGTCGCCGCGATATTCTGGTTGATGATGAAGAGTTGTTCCAATTTTATGACCAACGTGTCGGCACCGAAGTAGTTTCTGGCCGCCATTTTGATGCGTGGTGGAAAACCGCCAGCCGTAAAACGCCGGATCTGCTCAGCTTTGAAAAAGAGATGCTGTTCAAAGGCGATGCCAGCCACATTACCGATCTGGATTACCCGAACTTTTGGCACCAAGGCAACTTGAAGCTAAAACTCAGTTACCAGTTTGAACCGGGTGAAAACAGTGATGGTGTGACGGTACATATTCCGTTACCGATCTTAAATCAAGTCGAGCCACACGGCTTTGACTGGCAAATTCCCGGTTTGCGCCACGAGTTGGTGGTGAGCTTAATTAAATCGTTGCCGAAAACACTGCGCAAAAACTTTGTGCCAGCCCCGAATTACGCTGACGCTTTTTTGGCGCGTGTAACACCGTTTGAGATGCCGCTGCTTGATGCAATGGAAAAAGAGCTGCGCCGCATGACGGGTGTGACGGTGCTGCGTGAAGATTGGAAACTGGATCAGTTACCATCGCATTTGAAAATTACTTATCGTGCGGTGGATCATCGCCATCGCAAGCTCAACGAAAGCTGCGATCTGCATGAGCTGAAAGAGAGCTTGAAAGAGAAAGTGCAAGAGACACTCTCGCAAGTGGCGGATGATGATATTGAACAGCGCGATCTGCATACGTGGTCGTTTGGCGAGCTACCGAAAGTGTACCAACAAAAGCGTGGTGGATTTGAAGTCAGAGCTTATCCGGCGTTAGTCGATAAGAAAGACAGCGTTGAAATCAAACTGTTTGAAACCGAGCAAGAGCAGCTTAGCGCGATGCGTGCCGGTCAGCGCCGTTTGATTTTGCTTAACGTGCCATCGCCGATCAAATATCTGCACGCCAATCTGCCGAACAAATCTAAACTCGGTTTGTACTTTAATCCGTATGGCAAAGTGTTGGATTTGATTGATGACTGCATTGCCTGCGGGGTGGATAAACTGATTGAAGAGCGCGGCGGTATGGTGTGGGAGCCACAAGCGTTTGAAGCGCTCAAAGAGCATGTGCGCGCCGAGCTTGGTGATACGGTAGTCGAGATCGCTAAACAAGTTGAAACCATTTTGACGACCGCCTACAACATCAATAAACGTTTGAAAGGTAAGGTGGATTTCACGATGG